TTCCCTGATCCGTGAAGAAGGCGAAGCAGAGGAAGAGGACGTCGTGGGACTTGGCGATCCTTGGGCGCGCCTTGGCGTCTGAATGGAACCGTGACGGCGTGGAGGTGCTCGGAGGCGCGAGGAGGGAGGCCGGGGGACCTCCTATGCCGGAGGGAAGCTCGTGGTCTCGCTGACCATGGCTCCTGGAAGCAGCGGGGCAGGGCGGGAGTGGGGATTTGTggagaggcggcggcgcagagggaaGAGAGGGAAGGAGAGAAACCCTAGGGTGAGGCCCGGGGCGGCTTTATAGGAGGGGGCGCGGCGTCGGGGCTTGCCCTCGTGGCCAGGTGTGCTCCTCCTCTATTTTTACTGTGAGGGgatgtggcgagaggaggaagaaaagggGGAAGGAATGGTCGCTGCAGGTGGGCTCAAAGGGTGACCAGCGTGGCAAGTTGGAATTACCagcagagagggggagagagaggctaGGATGGGCTGCGGGCTGCTATTAGTGGGCCGCGGCTGAGCTCCAGGTAAACCATACCCTTCTCTTATAACTTCGGTTTATGCAAATAAACAAAACAAACAGATTTTAAGAGAAAAAGGCCAGGGGTTTTGGGAAGGAATACGAGAGATATAAACATCTCTCAGAACTCCTGAATTTATGCAAGATTTGAATAAATTGATTTGGCAATTTTTAAAGGTAGAAAAATAATCCAAGTATGAATTAAATttaaacttgagccatttttgaacccaaccaaaacaagtcCAAACGATCTGAAATTTTGCATAGAGAGAGAGTAGGCATCATATAGCATTTATaggaaaatgttgaacattttcctGAACAGGAAAAAATGTCACAAGAAAACAATAAATGGAATAAAGAAGACAGGAGAAGTTAGGATGGGATAGAAACTTGGGTGAACTTGATGAATGGCTGCTGCTATGTGCATGGTGAAGAAATGAGGTGGAGATAAGGAGAGGATTCACACAAGAACACATAACAAAACTTAAATATGCCACCaaaggcatgatgatcatgatgcaaggCGACAAAAATGACATAGGCAATatcacatcatgaagcatagaacaaagcaaggatggcgcaatgcaatataataaaagatgaacatgatgcaagaagcaaaataacAATGGCATCCATCATGATCATGGAAACAACATAGGgaaaagaaatatgcaaaacaattatgataatgcaacaaacataaaaaaacacattgcaacaactaaaataaatggaagacatctggagcatcggtctcggggcgttacacgtcGAGACTTCTGTAGCAACAATGATGAGGGGAGCAACGACAGAGTGTGGCAATGGTTGAGGTAGACGGCTCTTCTCCGGCGTGTCTGCAGGATTGCCTCGCCTGGTTTGTTGTTACGAAGTCGAAGCTGCGGTGGCGGGGTCCCTTTGGCATACGATGACGGGCAGCAGGTGGTTTGTTCGATGATCTTTCGCGGCGCCAACCGTGCCTACTTCTCCTTTGTGATTCTCTGTCAGAGTCGGAGCTATGTTGTCTGGTCGTCTCAGGTGGCTGAGTTCTGGTGCGGATCTTTATATATCTCTACATGGCCTCTATAGTGTGGTTTGGGTCGATGATTGCCTACGGCAAAGTCGGAGTCGTTTGTTCGGAGTTTAGGGATGACGATTATGAATTTAGGGAAGAAGTGGTGACAATGACATCTGTGTGTTGTCTTCGCGAGACCTTCGCTAGAGTGGTCTGTGCGGGATAACTTATGTGTACGCTTAGCAGTTGTGATGATTTTTACCTTTATAATTAACCGGGCTGAGCAACTACTTCTTAATAGCAGGAATCCTATCATTTCTCGAACAAAAAAGACAGTGGGCGTCAGTAGCGACGCCATCAACACGCACTCAACTCAACCAGCAGATGCCGCCCAGCGTAGCGTCCAGGTTCTTTCTTCAACGACCACACCGACGATTCTTAATCAGCAGCCTTCCATTAGTGGTTTGATTGATAACGAAGAATTTTATTCTAGTATTAGCAGTCGTACCTGGATAAGACAGTACTAGTACATAGCAGCCTCACTTTCCAGAAACTGAGACTAGTTTCTTCTCGGCTTCTCTATAAGTACCGGAGCCTCTGTATATTCTTCCTTCACCACTCATACCGAGACAACAAACCCACAAGAAGAAGCAGAGCAATTTGCAAAACAAACCAAGGAGGCGATCGAACTCTGCTGCTAGCGGCAATGGCCACTAAGATCTACATCGTGTAATTCTCCGCCTCTTCTCTGCTCACCCTTTTTCCGGCCAGCGAGCTGAATGATTTGATCGCCTAATTTCTTTTTTGGCTGCATCAATTTTCAGGTACTACTCAACCTGGGGACACGTTGCGACGCTGGCGGAAGAGATGAAGAAGGGCGCCGAGGCCGTCCCCGGCGTCGAGGTCAACGTCTGGCGGGTGCCCGAGACGCTGCCAGAGGACGTGCTGGGGAAGATGCACGCAACGCCTGGGCGTGAGGATCATCCCGTCATcacggcgaggcagctggccgagGCCGACGGCATCCTGTTCGGCTTCCCGACACGGTTCGGCATGATGGCGGCGCAGATGAAGGCCTTCTTTGACTCCACCGGCGGCCTCTGGCAGGCGCAGTCCCTTGCCGGCAAGCCCGCGGGCGTCTTCTTCGCCACAGGCACCCAGGGCGGCGGCCAGGAGACCACGGCTCTCACGGCCGTGACGCAGCTGACGCACCACGGCATGCTGTTCGTGCCCGTCGGATACACGCACGGCGCCGGCATGTTCGGCATGGACGAGGTCAAGGGCGGCAGCCCATACGGAGCTGGCACCTTCGCCGGCGCCGATGGCAGCAGGGTACCCAGCGACGCCGAGCTCGCCTTGGCGGCGCACCAGGGGAAGTACTTCGCTGGCgtcgccaagaagctcaaggccgtCTGAAGTCTGATCACCAGCCTCACGATAATGCATGCGATCTTGAGTGCAAGATGATTTTACACAGTCGTGAAACAATTTAAGCTGTAACGATTTAATTTCTTGTTTGGAAATAATAATAAGACGAGAATCTATTCTGTGTGCACCCACTTTAGCGGACCATAAAAAAAGACTTTGATACACGGAAGCGGATTTTTAGAGCATCTGCGCCGGGCCCTGGTATCATGGCCGTCGCTTCAGGGCCTGGTTCTCGAGATGTGTGATGGCCTGTTTGGGTTAACCATCGTTATTAGCAGTATTTAGCGCAAGAGGGACTAtacttcggtgccttaaggcaccttcctttgtgtctatgacatgtgggcccaacaggtggctggcccacatgttagtgaccaaAAGGCAGGTGCCTTTGAGGCACCGAAGCTGCGTCCGCGCAAGAGTCACAGTAGGCTTCATAGGTTCATATAGCTGGAATCGATGCAGGCCATAGGCTCTATCCCATTTGGTTTTGTTCTGCAGCCCAAGGTGCCCACTAATGCGAACAATGGAAACGACAGTCCAAATCCATCAGACGACCAGGCAACAAGATCAAGCTCCCCGGTTCTCACCTCCATATCCTTCACGTCCATGGGCTTAGCATCTTCTGGGAAGCATGATCTCTCCATATTTGGATCTCTTATTCTCATGAGTTGGGCGTTTGTCCACCATGAATAGAAGATGGAGCTCATCAAGTGAAGGAAGAGAGAGAAGACCGAGCTAGCCGGCTCTAGCTGGACTCTCATGGATACTCTCTATCTCTCTTACTCTCATTTTCTTTGTTTCGGTTCCTGGCATGAGGAACCGAGAATATGGACAAGCCATCTATGTTGTTTTTCATTTTAATAAACATGGGCAATAGAAAGAGCAAGAGGCAAGAAGTGGACGCGTGAGGTACAGTGACTCTCCATGGCTTCCAAGAAATTTGTCTGGCTCGGTTGTATTCGGGGTGAACAGTTGTGGTGGAAACAGTGCCCTACAGCCCCATGAATTTGTTTGCTCCCAGTGTCGCTAGGCTCGGTCGCAGCTGTCAGGAACAGGTACAGTACCTTAGCTCCAGACGAGCGCCGACAGACACCGATGGGATTAAGTTTGAGtacctgctgagaggctttgaccACAcatattgatagaggcaaaggtgtcccgatgtttcgatgagatagcaatcgttttctgtgggagtcgactttgacgatccgactacgaacatgcgaagacgtcgcgccttagcaatcactaaaccaacttccgagggattgttgaccacgccggagcacgatcaacctgaccacgagggtctatttcctacgagcaaacgaagaacaagcaagaaactaagattgcaatctagatattgcgaataaaagaggaaagctttattaatgaaggtggggttctgtgacgcctttgtctggtcgttgaacacaaacgaagtacgcgaagttgcagctatggcgaacttttaatctaaacaaaacccccaaagtctaaacgatgccctaggggctgtatatatggaggaagagggggaattccgtggcccttggaggaggggtccgaatcccaccctaactcttgtttccccacacatacggactctaaaaaacagcctatattgaagtatttcgaaattacatgggcctggcccaaaaataaggtgacgcggcacctagaatagcctctggacgaaaattatgaaatggcatcttgtatatttcgtccaaggcttcatgcactcattatggtggcttcaaagtcctgaaatcatcacttgaaactctgttcttgtctcccttgcgcatgccatcaactccatgcttgttcttgctccaatgttcatccttctccaagctaggcccttcatttgtaagcaaaacaaatgtatccaatttaggcagcatcatattctcatgaacattagaatcattaccaagaaacgaaagtacctggtaatttaattggcgtgcgcgagctctagtaatcggtccagtacgtatagtagcaggggttgtgggtgtaacaatggtattgatgtcctcatcatcctccccttcttgaaatgaagtcgtcctcgacggaagctcatcttcctcacccaaataaggcttcaaatctgcaatgttaaaagtgggactaaccccaaaatctgcaggcagctcaagtttatatgcattatcatttattttctctaacaccttaaaaggaccatcagcacgtggcattagctttgatttgcgcaaattaggaaacctatccttacgcaaatgtaaccaaacaagatctccaggtgcaaagacaacatgttttctacccttatctccagcaagtttatatttagcattcatacgctcaatgttttccttagttaactcatgcatttttaagatcaattcagcacgttgtttagcatcaaaattaaccttctccgaagatggaagaggcaacaaatcaatgggtgcacgaggtaggaaaccatacacaatttcaaaagggcacatcttagtagtagaatgcaacgaacgattataagcaaattcaatatgaggcaagcattcttcccacattttcttattattcttcaaaacagccctaagcatagtagacaatgttctattgactacttcagtttgaccatcagtttgggggtgacaagtagtactaaaaagcagtttagtccccaacttagcccataaacatctccaaaagtggctaagaaatttagtatcacgatctgaaacaatagtatttggcacaccatgcaagcgaataatttcacgaaagaacaaatcagcaacattaacaacatcatcgcttttatgacatggtataaagtgtgccattttcgagaacctatccacgacaacaaatatgctatccctccccttctttgttcgaggtaaacctaaaacaaagtccatagatatatcctcccaaggaacactaggtacaggcaaaggcatatataaaccatgaggattgagtcgtgacttagctttttgacatgtagtgcagcgagcaacaaaacgctcaacatcccgtctcatctttggccaaaagaaatgtgtagcaagtatatcctccgtcttcttcacgccaaagtgtcccattagtcctcctccatgcgcctcctgcaacaacaaaagacgaacggagctagctggaatgcatagcttgttagcacgaaacacaaatccatcgttaacgacgaacttgttccatgttctaccttctttacaattctgcaatacatctttaaattcagcatcatgcacatattgatctttgatggtctccaaaccaaatattttaaagtcaagttgtgaaagcatagtataacgacgagacaatgcatcagcaataacattttctttacccttcttgtgtttaatgacataacggaaagtctcaatgaattcaacccatttagcatgtctacggttcagtttagcttgacttttaatgtgtttcaaagattcatgatcagaatgtataacaaattctttgggccataaataatgttgccatgtttctaaggtccgaacaagagcatataattctttatcataagtagaatagttcagactaggcccactcaatttttcagaaaagtatgcaacaggtttgccatcctgtaataacacacctcctaatccaattccactagcatcatattgaagctcaaaagtcttattaaaatcaggaagttggagtaaaggagcatgtgtcaactcatctttcaatatcgtgaaggcttcttcctgtgtggtaccccaaacaaaaggcacatccttctttgtaagctcattgagaggtgcaacaatggtgctaaaatctcgcacaaaacgcctatagaaaccagcgagtccaagaaaactcctcacttgttagaccgttttgggctgcggccaactctcaatagcttcaatcttggcttgatcaacttcaattccatgtggagtaacaacatagccaagaaaagatactcggtcagtgcaaaaggtgcacttcccaaggttaccaaacaaacgtgcatcatgtagagcaatgaAAACAGCACATAAATTTTCCAAATgatcttccaaagatttgctataaatcagtatatcatcaaaatagactagcacaaatcgtccaatgaaagcacgtaaaacttcgttcattagtctcatgaaagtactaggtgcattagttaacccaaaaggcatgactaaccactcatataaaccaaacttagttttaaaagctgttttccattcatctcccaatttcatacgaatttgatggtacccactacgcaaatcaactttggagaatattgtagagccacttaattcatcaagcatatcatctagcctaggaataggatgacgataacgaatagtaatattattaatgcctctacaatcaacacacatacgcgacgtaccatcctttttggcactaaataataggaacagcacaaggactaagggattcgcgaatataacctttgtcgagcagctcctgtacttgacgcataatctccttcgtctcctctggattggtacggtatggtgcacggttgggtagcgatgcaccgggaattaagtcaatttgatgctcaatccctcgaataggtggtaatcccggtggcacgtcttgtgggaagacgtcagcgaactcctgcaaaatgttagtgactgcagggggcaaagaggaaggcacgtcctcgaatgaaaataatgcctctttgcacacaaaagcatagcaaacagatttgctaaaaactagctcatcaatatcagatttggtggcaagtaacatgcacttttcaatttaatttcagaagcaacactagatggtttattattaggcttcatttgttgctcaaattcttttgccacaatctgattttcactcttatttttctcctgttttgctttattagctctatgaatatcatctttcaaaatggaatcaggagtcataggaagcaaagtaatatttgtatccttatgaacaagagtatactgattgtttctaccatggtgtacagaatttttatcaaattgccatggtctaccaagtaataaggaacatgcttgcataggtaccacatcacaatcaacataatcagcatatgtagagatactaaaatgcacccgaacagtacgtgttaccttaaccttgccgctgttgttgaaccattggatgtagtaaggatgtggatgtggtcttgtggtgagagatagcttctccaccatctccatgctagccaagttgttgcagctccctccatctatgatgacgcgaatagaacgttccttcacaactccctttgtatggaacaaattatgcctctgattttgctcagcttgtgtaacctgcacactcaaaacacgttgagcaactaaacattcatacctgtcagcatcttcagcagccatgtattgcgtctcatgatcagaatcatctccaccgtgttcttcatgtgtaataagagccaaagtctcctcatcatagtcactagcggactcatacccaccatcctcagtagcaatcatcacacgctgagatttgcattctctcgcaaaatgtcctcttcccttacaacgacgacaaataatatcacttgtgtgccctgttgacgccatggaagaagaagagctctgtgcaggcccgacaggtgtgctcttggcagatagtggtggttgtgcctgctttcttgtatcacggttggagatggcacctgaaggaggtgatggtgcagtggaagtagatgatgcacgtggtgtccatgatgaaggtcgacctgcagaaaagttagttcgcgccaatgcctgtcgatcatgcacttcacgttcagctttacaagcaagatggaataaacgagtgatattattataattcttatactctagaatggtctgaatctctctatttaatccacccataaaacatgcaagcatagcttcattctcctcaacaataccacatctaatcaagccagtttgtaattcctgataatattcttctacagaattttttccttgtcttaagcgctgcaatttttgaagtaattcacgttgataatatggtggaacccaacgagtacgcatagcagttttcaaagcagcccaagttgctggaacagga
This region of Triticum aestivum cultivar Chinese Spring chromosome 2D, IWGSC CS RefSeq v2.1, whole genome shotgun sequence genomic DNA includes:
- the LOC123049279 gene encoding quinone-oxidoreductase QR2, translating into MATKIYIVYYSTWGHVATLAEEMKKGAEAVPGVEVNVWRVPETLPEDVLGKMHATPGREDHPVITARQLAEADGILFGFPTRFGMMAAQMKAFFDSTGGLWQAQSLAGKPAGVFFATGTQGGGQETTALTAVTQLTHHGMLFVPVGYTHGAGMFGMDEVKGGSPYGAGTFAGADGSRVPSDAELALAAHQGKYFAGVAKKLKAV